The following are from one region of the Gammaproteobacteria bacterium genome:
- a CDS encoding sterol desaturase family protein, producing MNEFVMGHEAAIRLGVFLGVFILVAVGEMLAPRRTLSTLKGVRWFGNLGIVFLNTLAVRALFPMAAVGMALLAEERGWGLLNNIEMPYWLAVVVAVVVLDFVIYLQHVMFHAVPLLWRLHMMHHADLDYDVTTGARFHPIEIILSMLIKLAAVSVLGPPALAVLIFEVLLNATAMFNHGNLRIPLPMDRALRLFVVTPDMHRVHHSVIARETNSNFGFNLPWWDRLCGTYCAQPEQGHEGMTIGLKQFRDPKRLTLPWMLALPFMGKTGDYPINRRGS from the coding sequence TTCTGGGGGTTTTCATCCTGGTGGCCGTGGGTGAGATGCTGGCGCCACGCCGCACCCTGAGCACCTTGAAGGGCGTGCGCTGGTTTGGCAATCTGGGTATTGTATTTCTCAACACTTTGGCGGTGCGCGCGCTGTTCCCTATGGCGGCAGTGGGTATGGCATTGCTGGCCGAAGAACGCGGCTGGGGGTTGTTGAATAATATTGAGATGCCTTACTGGCTGGCGGTGGTGGTGGCCGTGGTGGTGCTGGATTTCGTCATTTATCTCCAGCACGTTATGTTTCATGCCGTTCCCCTGCTGTGGCGCCTGCACATGATGCACCATGCCGACCTGGATTATGATGTGACCACCGGCGCGCGTTTTCACCCCATCGAGATCATTCTGTCGATGTTGATCAAGTTGGCTGCGGTGAGCGTTCTCGGGCCGCCCGCACTGGCCGTGCTGATTTTTGAGGTGCTGTTGAACGCCACGGCAATGTTTAATCACGGTAACCTGCGTATCCCTTTGCCTATGGATCGGGCGCTGCGGCTTTTCGTGGTGACACCGGACATGCACCGCGTGCATCACTCCGTGATAGCGCGCGAGACCAACAGCAACTTCGGTTTCAACCTGCCGTGGTGGGATAGGCTGTGCGGCACCTATTGCGCCCAGCCGGAGCAAGGGCATGAGGGTATGACCATTGGGCTCAAGCAGTTCCGCGATCCGAAGCGGCTTACCTTGCCGTGGATGCTGGCTCTGCCGTTCATGGGCAAGACGGGCGACTATCCCATTAACCGGCGAGGATCTTGA